A window of the Candidatus Omnitrophota bacterium genome harbors these coding sequences:
- a CDS encoding prepilin-type N-terminal cleavage/methylation domain-containing protein yields the protein MNRKPGFTLIELLIVVAIIGILAAIAVPNFLNAQVRAKISRSMADQKTMETAILQYSLDANDNPPHSHEVNQNWWLTTPVAYLSSFIFDPFQQMPEAKTLFDVSGRLNLTKQQHHWDPYDKRYWSGLAPNYFDPSINPDFGPRRKAIGVLIGLGPTSTYKGASTGDWHPFDASNGLYSIGIIRRYVPGTPKVDFPMP from the coding sequence ATGAATCGTAAACCGGGTTTCACGCTCATTGAATTGTTGATCGTTGTCGCTATTATCGGAATTTTGGCCGCCATCGCCGTTCCCAATTTTCTCAACGCGCAAGTCCGCGCCAAAATCTCCCGTTCCATGGCCGATCAAAAAACAATGGAAACGGCGATCTTGCAATATTCGCTCGACGCCAACGACAATCCTCCCCATTCTCACGAAGTGAATCAGAATTGGTGGCTCACCACGCCGGTGGCCTATCTCTCCAGCTTTATATTCGATCCTTTCCAACAAATGCCTGAAGCGAAAACTCTATTCGACGTATCCGGCCGTTTGAACTTAACCAAACAACAACACCACTGGGACCCCTACGACAAGCGTTATTGGAGCGGCCTGGCGCCTAACTATTTCGATCCCTCTATCAACCCCGACTTCGGCCCTCGGCGCAAGGCGATAGGCGTCCTCATCGGATTGGGGCCGACATCCACCTACAAAGGGGCCAGCACCGGCGATTGGCATCCCTTCGATGCGTCCAACGGTCTTTACAGCATCGGCATCATCCGCCGATACGTCCCCGGAACCCCCAAAGTCGATTTTCCCATGCCATGA
- a CDS encoding hybrid sensor histidine kinase/response regulator produces MSRKHAILCVDDEKYNLDALYRTLRTKYKVLTAQSGMEGLEILRRNPISLIITDQRMPQMTGVEFLEKTIHLYPDVPRIILTGFTDTDDLIGAINKGRVYGYITKPWEGYDLLMTVQRALESMELTLENRRLYKNIIHLEKLATVGQVVAGIAHEVNNQMCVVMGVRILQEKYAEDELVNTIAKNTCHAAERIVNILDGIKNFAKQDQVLIHTHAADVSKLFEQISCIVELDPDVKNMTLEIAADDCPPIRCDSEKLVQVLINLIRNAAHAMKGSGVIRLSAKKKGNGVRIAVMDSGGGVPPEILENIWQPFFSTKGEKGTGLGLSICKKIVEAHGGEIHCDNEPGQGAAFILTLPASPME; encoded by the coding sequence ATGTCCCGCAAGCACGCCATCCTCTGCGTGGATGACGAAAAATATAACCTGGACGCGCTTTACCGCACCTTAAGGACGAAATACAAAGTTCTTACGGCGCAAAGCGGCATGGAAGGCTTGGAGATTCTTCGCCGGAATCCGATATCCTTAATTATTACCGACCAGCGCATGCCCCAAATGACGGGTGTTGAGTTTCTCGAAAAAACCATCCATCTCTACCCTGACGTTCCCCGCATCATTCTTACCGGCTTCACGGATACGGACGATTTGATCGGCGCCATCAACAAAGGCCGCGTATACGGCTATATCACCAAACCTTGGGAGGGGTACGATCTGCTGATGACCGTCCAACGGGCGTTGGAGTCGATGGAACTCACCTTGGAAAACCGCAGGTTATACAAGAACATCATCCACCTTGAAAAATTGGCCACCGTGGGCCAGGTAGTGGCGGGTATTGCCCATGAGGTCAATAATCAGATGTGCGTGGTGATGGGCGTTAGAATCCTGCAAGAAAAATACGCAGAAGATGAATTGGTCAATACCATCGCCAAAAACACTTGTCATGCCGCGGAACGCATTGTCAATATCCTCGACGGAATCAAAAATTTCGCCAAGCAGGATCAAGTTCTAATCCATACCCATGCCGCCGACGTTTCCAAATTGTTCGAGCAAATCTCCTGCATCGTCGAACTGGATCCCGATGTCAAAAACATGACGCTGGAAATCGCCGCAGACGACTGCCCTCCCATCCGTTGCGACTCCGAAAAACTCGTCCAAGTGCTTATCAATCTTATCCGCAACGCCGCCCACGCCATGAAGGGAAGCGGCGTCATCCGCCTCTCCGCCAAGAAAAAAGGAAACGGCGTTCGCATCGCCGTCATGGATTCCGGCGGCGGCGTCCCCCCGGAGATTTTGGAAAACATCTGGCAGCCGTTCTTCTCCACCAAGGGAGAGAAGGGAACCGGCCTCGGCCTTTCCATCTGCAAAAAAATCGTAGAAGCCCACGGCGGCGAAATCCATTGCGATAACGAACCCGGCCAAGGCGCCGCCTTCATCCTCACCCTCCCCGCCTCGCCGATGGAATGA
- a CDS encoding prepilin-type N-terminal cleavage/methylation domain-containing protein — protein sequence MKRKGFTLIELLIVVAIIGVLAAIAVPNLQRARLQALLTRIITDMKTLDQQVSIYQLDNGRPPISDYIKGKNSVTALSTPVSYMSSIPIDPHRLNHAIAETNGVFYNYWYNEEDPSKRYNTGGSEWHTQGWHIYFLSVGMDHDIDWVTYHPTNGLDSNGDIRYFTPKRLSDWQDSL from the coding sequence ATGAAACGAAAAGGTTTTACATTGATCGAACTCTTGATCGTTGTGGCGATCATCGGGGTTTTGGCCGCCATCGCCGTTCCCAATCTGCAGCGCGCCCGTTTGCAAGCGCTGCTGACCCGCATCATCACCGATATGAAAACGCTCGACCAGCAGGTCAGCATCTATCAGCTGGACAATGGACGTCCGCCGATTTCGGATTATATTAAAGGGAAAAACAGCGTTACGGCGCTGTCGACGCCCGTATCCTATATGTCCTCCATTCCCATCGATCCGCATAGGCTGAATCATGCCATCGCCGAGACGAACGGCGTCTTTTACAACTACTGGTACAATGAGGAAGACCCTTCCAAACGCTACAATACAGGGGGATCGGAATGGCATACGCAAGGCTGGCATATTTACTTTCTGTCCGTGGGCATGGATCACGACATCGATTGGGTTACTTACCATCCTACGAACGGATTGGACTCCAATGGCGACATACGTTATTTCACGCCCAAGCGGCTTTCCGATTGGCAGGACTCTTTATAA
- a CDS encoding DUF1828 domain-containing protein, with protein MNYSCEEIRSLVSRFSLVQECDAVKNGMLRIATPFQYANGSQIDLFLGEDKTMFEGWMLTDLGQTTAYLLDLHVKSWTTKKRKQWTSDICESLDIRQNAGALFVYIKEQDIDHLPSSIVRLAQACIRVSDLAMTQQFRSVHPFREDLEEFIANLDVPYETSKVFQGKYDNQVEVDFHVMGRKTSSLILTLSTANAVAAHGLCNEVFRRWYDLSTLREKHIFITAYDTDNNVFREEDISRVGELSSVLGFPAEYQQLEDILAA; from the coding sequence ATGAATTACTCATGCGAAGAAATCAGGTCTCTTGTAAGCCGTTTTTCATTGGTTCAAGAATGCGACGCCGTTAAAAATGGAATGTTGCGCATCGCCACTCCATTTCAATACGCCAATGGCTCGCAAATCGATCTTTTTTTAGGAGAAGATAAAACGATGTTTGAAGGTTGGATGCTTACGGATTTGGGACAAACAACCGCCTATCTACTCGACTTGCACGTCAAATCTTGGACTACCAAAAAACGGAAGCAATGGACGTCGGATATTTGCGAGTCATTAGACATACGGCAAAATGCCGGAGCCTTATTCGTTTATATAAAAGAACAAGACATTGACCATCTTCCCTCTTCGATCGTTCGTTTAGCGCAAGCCTGTATTCGAGTATCCGATTTGGCGATGACGCAACAATTTCGCAGCGTCCATCCTTTTCGAGAAGATTTAGAAGAATTTATCGCTAACTTGGATGTTCCCTATGAAACATCGAAGGTTTTCCAGGGTAAATACGACAATCAAGTCGAAGTCGATTTTCACGTAATGGGGAGAAAGACATCCTCGTTAATATTGACGTTATCCACTGCAAACGCTGTAGCGGCGCATGGCCTTTGCAACGAAGTCTTTCGACGATGGTACGATCTATCAACGCTGCGAGAGAAGCACATCTTCATAACGGCTTACGACACGGACAATAATGTTTTTCGCGAAGAGGATATATCTCGCGTGGGAGAATTATCGAGCGTATTGGGATTTCCCGCCGAGTATCAACAATTGGAAGATATATTAGCGGCTTGA